A single window of Treponema denticola ATCC 35405 DNA harbors:
- a CDS encoding tetratricopeptide repeat protein encodes MEFSKGRSHKNFSNKKRSFKKILIVLLFLLCVTSAVYFLYIYNKNYAGIPSMKEVYADWAEKNYESVYQKTASILKRRAYDGEALAMRGFASYYIFAEQTDFSVSYSYLNDSILNLRQAMYCVSKSQQPKIAYVLGKAYYQKGYYYADLALKYLDIAYNSGEKFADLSEFRGMSASLLGEPERAIDAFSDALSHNPSDLLFFALAENYIKISDKQNAKLYLFETIDKTKDTLLELKCRYLLGSLFLEENKIDDAVKEFNTILEKDMTSADAHYGLGVVYELQGDMIKARAEWRKALKFDPLHVKTRAKLNL; translated from the coding sequence ATGGAATTTTCAAAAGGAAGATCACATAAAAATTTCTCAAACAAAAAAAGAAGTTTTAAAAAGATTCTTATAGTTTTACTTTTTCTTTTGTGCGTGACTTCTGCCGTCTATTTTTTATATATCTATAATAAAAACTATGCAGGCATACCTTCAATGAAAGAGGTGTATGCCGATTGGGCCGAAAAAAATTACGAGAGCGTATATCAAAAAACTGCGAGTATTTTAAAAAGAAGAGCATATGACGGTGAGGCTTTGGCTATGAGAGGCTTTGCCTCATATTATATCTTTGCCGAACAGACGGATTTTTCGGTAAGCTATTCTTATCTAAATGATTCTATTTTGAATTTAAGACAAGCGATGTATTGTGTTTCAAAATCTCAACAGCCGAAAATTGCCTACGTTTTAGGAAAGGCTTATTATCAAAAGGGATATTACTATGCAGACCTTGCACTAAAATACTTGGATATAGCATATAATTCCGGAGAAAAATTTGCCGATTTATCGGAATTCAGGGGTATGTCGGCATCTCTTTTGGGCGAGCCGGAAAGAGCCATTGATGCTTTTTCGGATGCCCTCTCCCATAACCCTTCGGATTTATTGTTTTTTGCTCTTGCCGAAAATTATATTAAGATTTCGGATAAACAAAATGCAAAGTTGTATTTATTTGAAACAATAGATAAAACGAAAGATACACTTTTAGAATTAAAATGCCGATATTTATTGGGTAGTTTATTTCTTGAAGAAAATAAGATTGATGATGCTGTAAAGGAATTTAATACCATTCTTGAAAAAGATATGACCTCTGCCGATGCTCATTACGGCTTGGGTGTTGTATACGAACTTCAAGGAGATATGATAAAGGCCCGTGCAGAATGGCGGAAGGCTCTTAAATTTGATCCGCTCCATGTAAAAACACGGGCTAAACTAAATTTATAA
- a CDS encoding rod shape-determining protein, translated as MGFFKRFSTDIGIDLGTCNTIIYVNGKGIVVNEPSVVAVERGTKRVVAVGSEAKRMLWKTPGNIVAIRPLKDGVIADMDTTEKMIRYFVSKILPKHRFVKPRMVIGIPSCITDVESNAVYESAMKAGAGDVKVLEESLVAAIGANIPIHEPAGNMVCDIGGGTTEVSVISLCGMVVTNAIRVGGDEFDQAIIKHVRSVDNLIIGEQTAERVKISIGNASPEKTIEKVEIKGTDAITGLPRRLEIDSVEVREALKEPVTQIVEEIKRTLAQTPPELTADIVERGIVMTGGGSLLKGLPKLIAKEARVPVILAENPMDCVAIGAGRYYEVFRDMTVDRSLYDSLNN; from the coding sequence ATGGGCTTTTTTAAAAGATTTTCAACAGATATAGGAATAGATTTGGGAACCTGCAATACCATTATCTATGTGAACGGAAAGGGCATAGTAGTAAACGAGCCTTCTGTTGTTGCCGTTGAAAGGGGTACAAAGAGAGTGGTTGCCGTCGGCTCCGAGGCTAAAAGAATGCTTTGGAAAACTCCGGGAAATATTGTGGCGATCAGGCCATTAAAAGACGGAGTTATTGCAGATATGGACACTACCGAAAAGATGATCCGTTACTTTGTTTCTAAGATTTTGCCTAAGCACCGTTTTGTAAAACCGAGAATGGTTATAGGTATTCCAAGCTGTATTACGGATGTTGAAAGTAATGCGGTTTATGAAAGTGCCATGAAGGCCGGAGCCGGAGATGTTAAAGTTTTGGAAGAATCTTTAGTTGCGGCTATCGGTGCAAATATTCCTATTCATGAGCCTGCCGGAAATATGGTTTGTGATATCGGAGGCGGTACAACCGAAGTTTCGGTTATATCTCTTTGCGGTATGGTTGTAACAAATGCAATCCGCGTAGGAGGCGACGAGTTCGATCAAGCCATCATTAAGCATGTCCGTTCCGTTGATAACCTTATCATTGGAGAACAAACAGCCGAAAGGGTAAAGATCAGCATAGGCAATGCTTCGCCCGAAAAGACAATAGAAAAGGTCGAAATTAAGGGAACCGATGCTATAACCGGACTTCCCCGCCGATTGGAAATAGACTCTGTCGAAGTCAGAGAAGCTTTAAAAGAACCTGTTACACAGATTGTCGAAGAAATTAAACGGACCTTAGCCCAGACACCGCCTGAGCTTACTGCCGATATTGTTGAAAGGGGTATTGTAATGACCGGAGGAGGTTCCTTGTTAAAGGGTCTTCCTAAACTTATCGCAAAAGAAGCCCGTGTTCCCGTAATCTTGGCCGAAAACCCTATGGACTGTGTTGCAATAGGCGCCGGCAGATATTACGAAGTGTTTAGGGATATGACTGTTGACCGCAGTCTCTATGACAGTTTAAATAATTAA
- the mreC gene encoding rod shape-determining protein MreC — MKKKLSLKLNLEVFLLILFLLISSVFMAFSGGSFILDFKSMAFSVSAGTEKAVYNVSSFVGESVSSVRELWDLKAKYNELTKQLEKYELLERSNADIKRENNELRTLLKFTDSIQIANIPAEIIGYDPNALYSGMIINRGVKHGVRKDMPVIAFQNGNMALVGKILQVGRGSSMIIPIYDYQCHVAAKVDLVNHRGVVSGQGSEDSPLIMKYIKKRAGDDIKIGDKIITSGFDDSSIFPKNIPIGFVSKIKTHDYETSLELSVNPIIDFSCLEYVFVLDTSKIEKEF; from the coding sequence ATGAAGAAAAAACTTTCGCTTAAACTAAATCTAGAAGTTTTTCTTTTAATTTTATTTCTTCTCATATCATCTGTTTTTATGGCCTTTTCCGGAGGTTCTTTTATTTTGGATTTTAAGAGCATGGCCTTTTCGGTAAGTGCCGGAACGGAGAAGGCTGTTTACAATGTTTCTTCCTTTGTGGGAGAAAGCGTTTCTTCCGTAAGGGAATTATGGGATCTAAAAGCAAAGTATAATGAACTTACAAAACAGCTTGAAAAGTACGAACTTTTGGAGCGTTCCAACGCCGATATAAAAAGAGAGAATAATGAACTTCGTACCCTTCTTAAATTTACCGATAGCATTCAGATTGCAAATATCCCTGCAGAAATAATAGGCTATGATCCTAATGCTCTTTATTCGGGAATGATTATTAACAGGGGCGTAAAGCACGGTGTCAGAAAAGACATGCCCGTTATTGCTTTTCAAAACGGAAATATGGCCCTTGTAGGAAAAATCTTGCAGGTAGGAAGGGGCTCATCTATGATTATTCCTATCTATGATTATCAGTGTCATGTTGCTGCGAAGGTGGACCTTGTAAACCACCGCGGTGTTGTAAGCGGACAAGGCTCTGAGGACTCTCCATTAATTATGAAGTACATAAAGAAGAGGGCAGGAGATGACATTAAGATTGGGGATAAAATAATTACCTCCGGCTTCGATGATTCCTCGATTTTTCCAAAAAATATTCCCATAGGTTTTGTTTCTAAAATTAAAACACATGATTATGAAACTTCGCTTGAGCTATCTGTAAATCCTATAATAGATTTTTCTTGTTTGGAATATGTTTTTGTACTTGATACTTCAAAAATAGAAAAGGAGTTTTAA
- the mreD gene encoding rod shape-determining protein MreD yields MKKVILWTSLSVFFITLLQTAIFSHISFFTVLPDLVLLTVIYIAISNGSLTGLICGFIAGLLADFLSAAPIGLHSFIFTLTGYLVGKFYGIYNLNKVIFPCILGGLGFVFKVLLLFVLKILFGQNIHTYNIFSINFAIEAAVNIFFTPFVFLFFNLFPQAFISRSIVQYEKY; encoded by the coding sequence TTGAAAAAAGTTATTTTGTGGACTTCTTTAAGCGTTTTCTTTATAACCTTACTTCAAACGGCTATTTTTTCTCACATATCTTTTTTTACGGTGCTGCCCGATTTGGTTTTGCTTACCGTTATTTATATTGCAATTTCAAACGGTTCTCTTACAGGTTTGATTTGCGGTTTTATTGCAGGCCTTTTAGCCGATTTTTTGTCGGCAGCTCCCATAGGCTTACATTCCTTTATTTTTACTTTAACAGGTTACCTTGTAGGAAAATTTTACGGTATTTATAATTTAAACAAGGTAATTTTCCCTTGTATTTTAGGCGGTTTAGGCTTTGTATTTAAGGTATTGCTTTTGTTTGTTTTAAAAATACTTTTTGGGCAAAATATTCATACCTATAATATTTTTTCGATAAACTTTGCCATAGAGGCTGCGGTAAATATTTTTTTTACTCCCTTTGTATTTTTATTTTTTAATCTTTTTCCTCAAGCCTTTATATCGAGGAGTATAGTACAATATGAAAAATACTGA
- the mrdA gene encoding penicillin-binding protein 2 yields MKNTEDSLNSRLRLFSIFVFFILIAYTYKLFSMQIIHGDQFKQKSQNISKRTTVIPAQRGEIFDREANTPMVLNIDSFAVDIVPGEVPRQEFDTVINRLSSILKIPVSQIEKKLPVSVRRDFRSIQIKSNVDYSTVVQVAESIDSLPGVSWHSKPVRNYVDTRSFSHIIGYVGDITTDELTRFYNKGYTSNSIIGKAGIEKQYDEILRGTDGVEYRTVDAKGRYIENTTVVTPPKMGNNLVLTIDKRIQKLAEDALGPRIGAAVVLKPTTGEVLAMVSYPFFDQNIFGKEISSSLAKELFENPDKPLLNRAVDAAYPPASTFKVIMNTAILNEKAFPPETTVPCLGEIEYGNRVFRCHIRKPGHGKLALNEALAKSCDIYYWTVCRDYLGVEKIVDYAKRFGLGQSTEIDLPSQSDGFVPSPRWKERRFHEKWLNGDTMNMSIGQGFTLASPLQVANMACMVINNGVIYKPHLLKEIRDPSSGEVIKTVQPEILHKENIGKEVFEQVRQAMNLVTIQGEARYPMKNPMFRFAGKTGTAEVGLHDRWHSWMVAYGPYDAPPKDIIVVSVIVEAVNEWEWWAPYAANIILHGTLANQTYDETIDYLGFRHLPAVVRRSE; encoded by the coding sequence ATGAAAAATACTGAAGATAGTTTAAATTCACGGCTTAGGTTATTTTCAATCTTCGTTTTTTTTATTTTGATAGCTTATACTTATAAACTGTTTTCAATGCAGATCATTCACGGAGATCAGTTTAAGCAAAAGTCACAAAATATTTCAAAGCGGACAACCGTTATACCGGCTCAAAGAGGCGAGATATTTGATAGAGAAGCAAATACGCCGATGGTTTTAAACATCGACTCCTTCGCTGTTGATATTGTACCCGGAGAGGTCCCTCGTCAGGAATTCGATACCGTAATAAACAGGTTAAGTTCAATCTTAAAAATTCCTGTTTCACAGATAGAAAAAAAATTGCCGGTAAGTGTTAGGAGAGATTTTAGATCAATACAAATCAAATCCAATGTCGATTATTCCACGGTTGTGCAAGTGGCAGAAAGCATCGATTCTCTTCCGGGGGTTTCATGGCACTCAAAACCTGTCAGAAACTATGTAGATACCCGTTCTTTTTCTCACATAATAGGCTATGTAGGCGATATAACTACGGACGAATTGACCCGCTTTTATAATAAGGGGTATACCTCAAACAGCATAATAGGCAAGGCCGGAATCGAAAAACAATATGACGAAATTTTACGCGGTACCGATGGGGTGGAATACCGGACTGTAGATGCCAAGGGCAGATACATAGAAAACACCACAGTTGTAACACCGCCTAAGATGGGAAATAACCTTGTTCTTACTATCGACAAGAGAATTCAAAAACTGGCAGAAGATGCTTTGGGCCCCAGAATAGGGGCTGCTGTCGTATTAAAACCTACAACAGGCGAGGTCCTGGCAATGGTTTCCTATCCTTTTTTTGATCAAAATATTTTCGGCAAGGAAATCTCAAGTTCTCTTGCAAAAGAATTGTTTGAAAATCCCGATAAGCCGCTTTTAAACAGGGCTGTAGATGCTGCCTATCCTCCTGCTTCAACATTTAAGGTTATCATGAACACCGCCATTTTAAACGAAAAAGCCTTTCCGCCTGAAACAACGGTACCTTGTTTGGGAGAAATTGAATATGGAAACCGAGTATTCCGCTGTCATATAAGAAAACCGGGGCATGGAAAATTGGCTTTAAACGAGGCTTTGGCAAAATCATGTGATATTTATTATTGGACGGTTTGCCGCGATTATTTGGGTGTTGAAAAAATTGTCGATTATGCAAAGCGTTTCGGGCTGGGTCAGTCCACGGAGATAGACCTGCCCAGTCAATCCGATGGTTTTGTTCCGTCGCCTAGATGGAAGGAGCGTCGTTTCCATGAAAAATGGCTTAACGGAGATACAATGAATATGTCTATAGGTCAAGGTTTTACTCTTGCTTCTCCGCTTCAGGTAGCAAACATGGCATGTATGGTTATAAACAATGGTGTAATCTATAAGCCCCACCTTTTAAAAGAAATAAGAGATCCTTCAAGCGGTGAGGTTATAAAAACCGTTCAGCCTGAAATTCTGCATAAAGAAAATATCGGTAAGGAAGTTTTTGAACAAGTCAGACAGGCTATGAATCTTGTTACGATACAGGGAGAGGCCCGCTATCCTATGAAAAATCCCATGTTCCGTTTTGCAGGCAAAACGGGAACTGCTGAAGTCGGCTTACATGATAGGTGGCATTCATGGATGGTAGCTTACGGTCCCTATGACGCACCTCCTAAGGACATCATAGTAGTCAGCGTTATTGTAGAGGCTGTAAACGAGTGGGAATGGTGGGCTCCTTATGCTGCCAATATAATATTGCATGGAACACTTGCAAATCAAACCTATGATGAAACTATAGACTATCTCGGCTTTAGGCATCTTCCTGCAGTTGTAAGGAGAAGCGAATGA
- the rodA gene encoding rod shape-determining protein RodA has protein sequence MNIRKITNFDYLLFLAVVLLSFIGVLFIYSSGINSAGELVSKEYVKQILWVCTGIVLLLLSCIYDYRRIKDRTFLIYLVGMILLLYTGIFGTVRHNARSWIGLKNLGIQPSEFIKLIFILFLAYYLDKSQNEEPLKRFIKAIAIMIVPVALILKQPDLGTASVYIPIFLIMCFIAGIPLRFILYVFFLGVLTIVFTLMPLWEEIILKTSHVMTNILKNSQVSIIILFAMGISTVIAMIGNVLLKRRYYYWIAYVLSLITLAFAGSIVGVRALKEYQMMRLIIFLDPEVDPLKHGWNIIQSITAIGSGGFMGRGYLMGTQSHYRYLPEQSTDFIFSILSEEWGFLGGIFVFFLYSIVFFRFFLSIKRCDDLFGKLIVSGILAMFFFHFFVNVGMVMGIMPITGIPLLFLSYGGSSLWTAMISVGVVIGINLRQL, from the coding sequence ATGAACATACGCAAAATTACAAACTTTGATTATCTATTATTTTTGGCTGTTGTTCTTTTGTCTTTTATAGGAGTACTTTTTATTTATTCTTCAGGAATAAATTCTGCCGGAGAACTTGTTTCTAAGGAGTATGTTAAGCAGATTTTATGGGTGTGTACAGGTATCGTTTTATTATTGCTTTCCTGCATTTACGATTACAGGCGGATAAAGGACAGAACCTTTTTAATTTATTTGGTGGGAATGATTTTGTTGCTTTATACCGGTATTTTTGGAACTGTCAGACATAATGCAAGAAGCTGGATAGGTTTAAAGAATCTAGGTATTCAGCCTTCAGAATTTATAAAGCTTATTTTTATTCTTTTTTTAGCCTATTATTTGGATAAATCGCAAAATGAAGAACCTCTGAAACGATTTATAAAGGCGATTGCGATAATGATTGTTCCTGTTGCCCTTATTTTAAAACAGCCTGACCTTGGAACGGCAAGCGTATATATTCCGATTTTTTTGATAATGTGTTTTATTGCCGGTATTCCGCTGCGCTTTATCCTCTATGTCTTTTTTCTTGGTGTATTAACAATAGTGTTTACCCTTATGCCTCTTTGGGAGGAAATAATTTTAAAGACAAGTCATGTTATGACAAATATTTTAAAAAATTCTCAAGTTTCCATTATTATTCTATTTGCAATGGGTATTTCAACCGTCATTGCAATGATAGGTAATGTTTTACTAAAAAGAAGATATTATTATTGGATAGCCTATGTTCTTTCGCTGATTACTCTGGCATTTGCAGGTTCTATAGTCGGGGTGAGGGCTTTAAAAGAATATCAGATGATGCGTTTAATTATTTTCTTGGATCCTGAGGTAGACCCCTTAAAACACGGCTGGAATATAATTCAGTCAATTACAGCTATCGGTTCAGGCGGATTCATGGGACGCGGCTATCTTATGGGAACTCAAAGTCATTACCGATACCTACCTGAACAAAGTACGGACTTTATTTTCAGTATTTTATCGGAAGAATGGGGCTTTTTAGGCGGCATTTTTGTTTTTTTCCTTTACAGCATAGTTTTTTTTAGATTTTTCCTTTCGATTAAGCGATGTGATGATCTTTTTGGCAAACTCATTGTTTCCGGTATTTTGGCAATGTTCTTTTTCCATTTTTTTGTAAATGTAGGCATGGTTATGGGGATAATGCCTATTACAGGAATCCCTCTCTTGTTTTTGTCCTACGGCGGTTCTTCCCTTTGGACGGCTATGATTTCCGTCGGCGTTGTTATAGGAATAAACTTACGTCAGCTGTAA
- a CDS encoding phosphate/phosphite/phosphonate ABC transporter substrate-binding protein yields the protein MKHKIILVLAAVCLFFGCTKNETQKPVTMVFLPNESSDAMKDARQAFMEIISEAVGRPVEIKTTTDYNIALEAIISGNADMAYIGAEGYINAHKRNPAIVPVVTNSGPSGTLEDALYYSFIAVRTEDAAQYKDEDGYDLNRLKGKNISFVSTSSTSGFVIPATLFVKKFGLTGTDELIQGNSVFSKVLFAGSHQGSQVNLFRKDAEAAAFAIPQTIGVYDLIEGEAYQTGAAYKVVEGAIEPFDKFPGSEITIIQSIPVLNAPIVMNTKTLSPEEQNKIQEALTSEKTANNPGIFKIKDSYKKGMYPKYTEKTKLVKTTDAWYDKIRNLTK from the coding sequence ATGAAACACAAAATTATATTAGTTTTGGCAGCTGTCTGCCTATTTTTCGGTTGTACCAAAAACGAAACACAAAAGCCGGTTACCATGGTATTTTTACCGAATGAATCAAGCGATGCTATGAAGGATGCGCGGCAAGCTTTTATGGAAATAATAAGCGAAGCTGTAGGCCGTCCCGTCGAAATCAAAACGACAACTGATTATAACATAGCCTTAGAAGCAATTATATCCGGAAATGCAGACATGGCTTATATCGGAGCCGAGGGTTATATAAATGCCCATAAAAGAAATCCGGCCATTGTACCGGTAGTAACGAATTCGGGACCCAGCGGCACATTGGAAGATGCACTATACTACAGCTTTATAGCAGTAAGAACGGAAGATGCAGCTCAATATAAAGATGAAGACGGCTATGACTTAAACCGCTTAAAAGGAAAAAACATTTCATTTGTTTCTACAAGCTCTACATCGGGCTTTGTAATTCCTGCGACTCTGTTCGTAAAAAAATTCGGATTAACAGGTACCGATGAACTTATTCAGGGAAATTCCGTTTTTTCTAAGGTGCTATTTGCAGGTTCCCATCAAGGCTCTCAGGTTAATCTATTTAGAAAGGATGCAGAAGCCGCAGCCTTTGCAATTCCTCAAACAATAGGCGTCTATGATCTAATCGAAGGAGAAGCCTATCAGACAGGAGCCGCTTACAAGGTTGTAGAAGGAGCTATAGAACCATTTGACAAATTTCCCGGAAGCGAAATTACCATAATCCAATCGATTCCTGTTTTAAACGCTCCAATAGTCATGAATACAAAGACCCTGTCCCCTGAAGAACAGAACAAAATACAGGAAGCCCTTACCTCAGAAAAAACGGCAAATAATCCCGGTATTTTTAAAATAAAAGACTCCTACAAAAAAGGAATGTATCCAAAATACACGGAAAAAACAAAACTTGTTAAAACCACAGATGCTTGGTATGATAAAATCAGAAATTTAACAAAATAA
- a CDS encoding aldose epimerase family protein has translation MKITTTEFGTFSNGNKALLFTIFNGKMMLCCTNYGCCITGILLPSKNGGFDDVVLGYSSFIGYINNFPHFGSFIGRYAGRISNAEFTLGNQQYLLTPNDGGKHCLHGGYPYCDKMLYEAKTFKNRQEAGVVFSRTSPDGEQGFPGNLKIQVSYSLTPDNEIIIRYKAVSDKTTPVNFTNHSYFNLNPAGMQSNGSYVSVLNHEVQIFAEQYLEINQELIPTGKFLNVENTGYDFRKPKLLSEGVQEIGGGFDNSWVIKKEVSDHKTLAAIVKEPVTKRTLTVYSAQPALIMYTGGFLNNELGKNGDVYNKFAGLCLESQAFPDSLHQPHFPNTVIKPGEVYERETLWHFAF, from the coding sequence ATGAAGATCACAACGACCGAATTCGGAACTTTTTCAAACGGAAATAAGGCCTTATTATTTACGATTTTCAACGGTAAGATGATGCTCTGTTGTACTAATTACGGATGCTGTATTACGGGAATCCTTTTGCCGTCAAAAAACGGAGGCTTTGACGATGTTGTTTTAGGATATTCAAGCTTTATCGGCTATATAAATAATTTTCCGCATTTCGGTTCTTTTATAGGCAGATACGCAGGCAGAATTTCAAATGCGGAATTTACTTTAGGAAACCAGCAATATCTTTTAACGCCTAATGACGGCGGTAAACACTGCCTTCATGGAGGTTATCCGTATTGCGATAAAATGCTGTATGAGGCAAAAACCTTTAAAAACAGGCAAGAAGCGGGTGTCGTTTTTTCTCGTACCTCTCCCGATGGGGAGCAGGGCTTTCCCGGAAATTTAAAAATTCAAGTAAGCTATTCTCTTACGCCGGATAATGAGATTATTATAAGATATAAGGCCGTGTCCGATAAAACGACACCGGTTAATTTTACAAATCACAGCTATTTTAACTTAAATCCTGCCGGAATGCAGTCTAACGGCTCCTATGTTTCGGTTTTAAATCATGAGGTTCAAATATTCGCCGAGCAATACCTTGAAATCAACCAAGAGCTTATTCCGACGGGTAAATTTTTAAATGTAGAAAATACGGGCTATGACTTTAGAAAACCTAAGCTTTTGAGCGAGGGCGTACAAGAAATAGGCGGGGGTTTTGATAACAGCTGGGTTATAAAAAAAGAAGTCAGTGACCATAAAACCTTGGCTGCAATAGTAAAAGAGCCCGTTACCAAAAGAACCTTAACCGTTTACTCGGCACAACCTGCTCTTATAATGTATACGGGTGGTTTTCTTAACAACGAATTAGGCAAGAACGGAGACGTCTATAATAAATTTGCAGGCCTTTGCCTTGAAAGTCAAGCCTTCCCGGATTCGTTACATCAGCCTCATTTCCCCAATACCGTAATTAAGCCGGGTGAAGTTTATGAACGCGAGACTCTTTGGCATTTTGCATTTTAA
- a CDS encoding NCS2 family permease: protein MERFFRLKEHNTTVRTEVIAGITTFLAMAYILAVNPGILSEAGMDRGAVFTATALSAAIATLAMGLLANLPVALASGMGLNAFFTYSVVIGLGYSPSTALTAVFLEGVLFILLSLVNVREAIVKSIPLNLKKAVAAGIGIFITFIAFQNSGIIVDNPATLVGLGKFTWGSPAVLAMIGLIITCALFILRVPGAILIGILITTIIGIPLKITVPFGGWEGWSPISLPSAPAVLNFDFSNILSFKFFIVFFSFLFVDIFDTVGTLVGVATQANLVDKDGNIPKIKQAFLSDAIGTVVGAALGTSTVTSYVESTAGVAAGGRTGLTSVVTAGMFIIALLFSPIFLLIPSAATAPALIIVGFLMMTQAGEINYKDPTEGIPAFLTMIMMPFTYSVAEGIVYGVLAYVILKCIKGKFKEIPVVTWILFVIFMLRFFVKF from the coding sequence ATGGAAAGATTTTTTAGACTTAAAGAGCACAATACTACCGTGCGCACCGAAGTTATTGCGGGTATCACTACCTTTTTGGCAATGGCTTATATTTTGGCCGTAAATCCCGGCATTTTAAGTGAAGCCGGAATGGATAGAGGTGCCGTTTTTACTGCAACCGCTCTGTCAGCCGCTATTGCAACCCTCGCTATGGGGCTTTTGGCTAACCTGCCTGTTGCTCTTGCTTCAGGAATGGGATTAAATGCCTTTTTTACGTATAGCGTTGTTATCGGCTTAGGTTATTCCCCGTCTACGGCATTAACAGCCGTGTTTTTAGAGGGCGTTCTTTTTATTTTGCTTTCACTTGTAAACGTCCGTGAAGCTATTGTAAAATCCATACCTCTTAATCTTAAAAAAGCTGTAGCCGCAGGTATCGGTATCTTTATTACTTTTATTGCTTTTCAAAATTCCGGAATAATTGTCGATAATCCTGCAACCCTCGTAGGACTCGGAAAATTCACTTGGGGCTCTCCTGCCGTTTTAGCCATGATAGGTTTAATTATAACCTGTGCTCTTTTTATTTTAAGAGTACCGGGAGCGATATTGATAGGTATTTTAATTACAACCATCATAGGCATTCCCTTAAAGATTACGGTTCCATTCGGGGGCTGGGAAGGCTGGTCTCCTATAAGTCTCCCCTCGGCTCCTGCCGTACTCAATTTTGACTTTTCGAATATTCTTTCTTTTAAGTTTTTTATTGTATTTTTTTCATTCCTCTTTGTCGATATTTTTGATACGGTAGGAACCCTTGTAGGTGTTGCAACTCAGGCAAACCTTGTAGATAAGGATGGAAATATTCCCAAAATTAAGCAGGCCTTTTTATCGGACGCTATCGGAACAGTAGTAGGTGCAGCTCTCGGAACATCAACGGTAACAAGTTATGTAGAAAGTACGGCCGGTGTTGCTGCCGGAGGAAGAACCGGATTAACCTCTGTGGTTACTGCCGGTATGTTCATTATTGCCTTGCTGTTTTCTCCGATTTTCTTATTGATTCCTTCCGCAGCCACAGCCCCTGCTTTAATAATAGTCGGCTTTTTGATGATGACCCAAGCCGGCGAAATAAACTATAAAGACCCTACGGAAGGTATCCCCGCATTCTTGACAATGATTATGATGCCCTTTACCTACAGTGTTGCCGAAGGTATCGTATACGGAGTCTTGGCCTATGTTATCTTAAAATGTATTAAAGGAAAATTTAAAGAAATCCCTGTTGTTACATGGATACTTTTTGTTATCTTTATGTTAAGATTTTTTGTTAAATTTTAA